ACCACAACAGGGATTGGACCCCATGGGGATGGTGCTGCCAGGATTTGACCTGGGCTGTGTCCCAGGAGCCTGAGCCATGGGCTCTGCTCGGGGCTTTGCTTCCACACTGGGAAGCAAAGGGAGTtgcagtgggtgctggggggaTTTGGAGGGCAGGTGTGTGCCAGCAGGGAGACCCAGGGCCACCAAGCACCCTGAGATGTTCTTCTGCTGTTCAGAGGTCTGCAGGTCCTCGGGGAGCATTCGaggttcacagaatcattgaatggttgggttggaaaggacctgaAAACGCATCCATTTCCAACCCCTGCCAAGGACGGGTTGTCCCCCCCAGACCAGGCTGCcgaaagccccatccagctcaccatgggcacctccagggctgggacACCGCCGAGCAGGTGTTTATCAGCAAGGTGTGTTGGGTACGGCTGACACATGGACACCGGTTCCTGGTGCTGAACCTGGAGCCTCAGCTCCTCCCTCGCCCCCGGTGGCTGCAGGATGAActcagcagcactcagctgtGACAAATGGGTTTATTATGGCAGTGGGGAGAGTCCCCGAGAAAAGGACTGTGACAGCAGCCAGGGGGGCAGGCAATGGCCACAAACCCAGCAACCGCTTCTTGAGACACTGGAGATACCCCAACCCTTTGTTAATTCAAGATTTTGCAGGTCTTTGAGCAATGCCGCGTTACATTGGTGGGAAGGCCGGACCCCATAAATTTGTTCATCTCATTCTACAGTGCTGCGGCTACCGTAAAATCATGACTCAAGATTGAACCTACACGTGTGCCAAgagtctgtgctgtgtttgggaTTTGGTGATTTGGATGGGGTTGGGCTGGGGTGAAGGCATTGGCCATGTTCCCTCTCCCGTGTGAAGCCTGGGCTGGGTCCTTGCCCGTCACAGCTTGGCAGCAACATCCCATTTGTCACGTGTAAGTTTGGGCTGTTGACAAAGCACCAGCCAGTTCCCACTTCATTTGTGATTCAGCTTGTTACGGCTCGGTGCCAGGGGCTGCCCGCACACTGTCCCTACATGCGCTTGGTCTCTCCGTCGGGGCTCAGGACAGTCAGGTTGCCTCGAGCGTCCTGGTCAATTTCAATGGCTTCAAACAAGGACTTGAAGTTGCCGGCGCCAAAGCCCTGTGGGAGGATGGCGTTACCCCACGTTATGCCCAATGGGTTCGTCTGGCACTGGGTGGTGTGAGGTCCTCAGGCTGCCACTCAACGCTGAGGCCACCTCTATTTCTTTTAGCAGTGAAACCTTCCAACCAACCTGGTGGTTGTGCCGCTGGATGACCTCCAAGAAGACCGTGGGTCTGTCTTGAACTGGTTTGGTGAAGATCTGGAGCAAGTATCCCTTCTCATCGAAGTCCACCAGGATTTTCAGTTCCTGGAGACAAGCGATAGGGAGACAGCTCGAGATCCATCAGGGAACGAGGGGTTGGCCCTGCATTGCCCTCAGCCGGCCCTGCTGCGCCTGACCCACCTCCAGCTTGTCGATGCTCTCCTTCACTTTGATCTTGGCAGTTTTCAGCCTCTCCCGCAGCAGCTGGTAGTAGCTGGACGGCACATCCATGAACTGCATGCCGCGCTGCTTCAGGTTGGTGATCTGCAAGTGGGGGGAGCTTTGGGTTGGACACGTGAGGACAGGAGGAATCAGGATGCACTACAACGCTTCCCCATTGCGTTGTCCCAGGCGGTGCATGGGGACCTGTCCCACTCCGTCCCTTGGGGCCCAGTGTGGAGCTGGCCACCACACGGGGACCCTAACCGTGAGGCTTCACCCCTTCTGTGGCATGGCCCCGAGTGGGGCTGCCCTGGTGGCACTCACCGCTGAGATGATGTCGGAGGTGTTGAGCGCGATGTGCTGCACTCCAGCCCCTCCATAGTAATCAATGTATTCCTGCAGGGAAACGTCTCACTGCAGTGCTGGTATGGCTGCAGCGCCGGCCCCGTCCCATCTCCTTCGCCTCCGCCCTGTGGTGGTGGCGGTGATGAACCGACTGCTGTGCTCACCTGAATCTGGGATTTCCTCTTGCCGTGCGCTGGTTCGTTGATGGGCATCTTGATGGTCTCCTCGTAGTTGGTGACCACGATGGAGCGCAGGGCGCTGAACTCGGTGTGCAGCTGCTTGTCATCCACCGACCAGAAGCGGTGGAAGAGGAGGTTCTTCTGGTACCTGCCCACCCACAGCGGCCACGTTGAAGCCCTTCACACTAATGAACTTCCGCTCTGTGCTAATTGCCCTCGgcctcctcccagccctccctgctCTCACCAGTCTGCCACTGGCACCATCTGGAGGTCGGGCTGGTTCCCCACCACATGGTCCACGAAGCTCAGCTTGGCGCTCGGCCTGCGGGGACACGGGGCAGCGCTCAGCCCCGACGCCAGGTGGGTGATGGAACCCATCCCCACATTGGGACCCTGTGCTACTCACAGCCTGGGCAGCAGCGGGTCCTTGAAGAGGGGCGCATGGTACCCAGGCAGGAAGAGCCCTTTGTAGTTGAGCTTCTCCACCAGGGTGTGCGTCGTGTCGCCGTACTgcagaggggaggaagaggCTCTGTGCCCATCGCTGTGATGCACAGACTCCGCTGTGTGTGGGGAGGCTCAGTGCCCTCATCACTCACCGTCTGGATGACAGCGAACTTCACCTTCCCAAATTTGTCCTCCTCCACCCAGGGCTCCTTCACCACCACGGCTCCGCGCTCCTTGGCTTTCTGGGCAGAGGAAAGCATTCATCCTGCCACGCGCCCCCAGGGCCCTTCCCATGTCAACGTGGGGATGTCCAGCTGTGACACCCAACCAGCCCCAAAATCGCTCCTTTTTCCCCAAACTCACCATCTCAGGGTGCCCGCTGCACCTCGTGTGCGCTGCCTACCTGCACGATGAAGTCGCAGTCCTCCACCTCGAAGGCCACGTCCTTCACGCCGTCCCCGTGCTTCACCATGTGCTCGCCCATCTCTGCCGGCAGCCGACGTCAGCGGGGACACCGCACAGCACCCACACCCCCGGCCCCAGACCTACCCTCATTGCCTGGATTGAGTGCCGACGAGAGGACGAAAATGATCTGGGGCGGAAGAGGATGGGAGGAAGGGTTGGTGATGGGAGGGAGGATCCCACCACCAATGCTCAACGCATCCCGCTGCACTGCACACCTTGTCCTGCTTGATGACGTGTGacaccacctccctgctgcc
Above is a genomic segment from Numida meleagris isolate 19003 breed g44 Domestic line chromosome 14, NumMel1.0, whole genome shotgun sequence containing:
- the HPD gene encoding 4-hydroxyphenylpyruvate dioxygenase isoform X1 produces the protein MARPGPSCDMAAAPHRAAAAGSASRGARGRNRKCRHLGEITGRGHIKRGRDHSTEGRDQIIGGVARGHSMTTYTDKGEKHQRGRFIHFHSITFWVGNAKQAASYYCSKLGFEELAYRGLETGSREVVSHVIKQDKIIFVLSSALNPGNEEMGEHMVKHGDGVKDVAFEVEDCDFIVQKAKERGAVVVKEPWVEEDKFGKVKFAVIQTYGDTTHTLVEKLNYKGLFLPGYHAPLFKDPLLPRLPSAKLSFVDHVVGNQPDLQMVPVADWYQKNLLFHRFWSVDDKQLHTEFSALRSIVVTNYEETIKMPINEPAHGKRKSQIQEYIDYYGGAGVQHIALNTSDIISAITNLKQRGMQFMDVPSSYYQLLRERLKTAKIKVKESIDKLEELKILVDFDEKGYLLQIFTKPVQDRPTVFLEVIQRHNHQGFGAGNFKSLFEAIEIDQDARGNLTVLSPDGETKRM
- the HPD gene encoding 4-hydroxyphenylpyruvate dioxygenase isoform X2, producing the protein MTTYTDKGEKHQRGRFIHFHSITFWVGNAKQAASYYCSKLGFEELAYRGLETGSREVVSHVIKQDKIIFVLSSALNPGNEEMGEHMVKHGDGVKDVAFEVEDCDFIVQKAKERGAVVVKEPWVEEDKFGKVKFAVIQTYGDTTHTLVEKLNYKGLFLPGYHAPLFKDPLLPRLPSAKLSFVDHVVGNQPDLQMVPVADWYQKNLLFHRFWSVDDKQLHTEFSALRSIVVTNYEETIKMPINEPAHGKRKSQIQEYIDYYGGAGVQHIALNTSDIISAITNLKQRGMQFMDVPSSYYQLLRERLKTAKIKVKESIDKLEELKILVDFDEKGYLLQIFTKPVQDRPTVFLEVIQRHNHQGFGAGNFKSLFEAIEIDQDARGNLTVLSPDGETKRM